One window from the genome of Epinephelus moara isolate mb chromosome 21, YSFRI_EMoa_1.0, whole genome shotgun sequence encodes:
- the LOC126382702 gene encoding kidney mitochondrial carrier protein 1, producing the protein MSNINWKPFVYGGLASVTAECGTFPIDLAKTRLQVQGQVGDSKYREIRYRGMLHAIVRIGREEGLRALYSGIAPAMLRQASYGTIKIGTYQSFKRLLVDRPEDETLLTNVMCGILSGVISSSIANPTDVLKIRMQAQGNVIQGSMMGNFINIYQEEGTRGLWKGVSLTAQRAAIVVGVELPVYDITKKHLILSGHMGDTVYTHFVSSFACGLAGALASNPVDVVRTRMMNQKGGALYQGTLDCILQTWRSEGFMALYKGFFPNWLRLGPWNIIFFLTYEQLKKINV; encoded by the exons ATGTCCAACATCAACTGGAAGCCCTTTGTGTACGGCGGGCTCGCTTCCGTGACGGCGGAATGCG GGACTTTCCCAATCGACCTAGCAAAGACTCGACTTCAAGTTCAAGGCCAAGTAGGCGACAGCAAGTACCGAGAGATCCGGTACCGAGGCATGCTCCATGCTATAGTGAGGATaggaagagaggaggggctCCGGGCACTGTATTCTGG AATAGCTCCTGCTATGCTGCGCCAGGCCTCCTATGGGACCATAAAAATTGGCACATACCAGAGCTTTAAGCGACTGCTGGTTGACAGGCCGGAGG ATGAGACATTGCTGACTAATGTGATGTGTGGCATTCTCTCTGGAGTCATCTCATCCTCCATCGCCAACCCCACTGATGTGCTGAAG ATCCGCATGCAGGCTCAGGGAAATGTGATCCAGGGCAGTATGATGGGCAACTTCATCAACATCTACCAGGAGGAGGGAACAAGAGGACTGTGGAAG GGCGTCTCCCTAACAGCCCAACGGGCGGCCATTGTGGTTGGGGTTGAGTTACCGGTGTATGACATCACCAAAAAGCATCTTATCTTGTCGGGTCACATGGGGGacactgtgtacacacactTTGT GTCCAGCTTTGCGTGTGGTCTGGCGGGGGCTTTGGCGTCAAACCCAGTGGACGTAGTCCGGACACGCATGATGAACCAGAAAGGGGGAGCCCTGTACCAAGGAACACTGGACTGTATACTGCAG ACGTGGCGCTCCGAGGGCTTCATGGCCCTCTACAAGGGTTTCTTTCCCAACTGGCTCCGCCTGGGACCCTGGAACATCATC TTCTTCCTCACATATGAACAGCTGAAGAAGATCAATGTGTGA